TTTGATAATGCTTGGTTTATTAGTCGCCTTTGCCATCGCCCATAGCGGTTTAGCCGCCCTCAGACCATGGGGAGAAAGTAAAATAGGAGCAAGACTATATCGAGTATTATTTGCCCTAGTGAGCATTCCCTTTGCCACCGTATTAATCATTTACTTTTTTAACCATCGCTATGATGGCGCCCTATTATGGCAAATACAAGAAGTATCAGGAGTCAAAACCACCGTTTGGATATTATCAGCCATCTCCTTCATATTTCTTTACCCTGCCACCTTCAACCTTTTGGAAATTGCGGCTATCCAAAAACCTCAAGTACATCTGTACGAATCAGGCATTATCCGTATTAGTCGTCATCCGCAAATGGTAGGACAAGTTATTTGGTGTATTGCCCACACTATCTGGCTTGGCACTAGCTTTATGGTAGTCACCTCCTTGGGTTTAATCGCCCATCATCTTTTTGCCGTCTGGCATGGCGACAAAAGACTTACCAAACGTTACGGCGAAGCCTTCTTGAGGGTAAAAGAAAGAACCTCCGTTTTACCCGGTTTAGCCATCCTCGACGGTAGGCAAAAACTACAGTGGCAAGAGTTTTTAAAACCCGCTTATGTGGGTGTAACAGCATTTACTCTCTTATTTTGGTTTATCCATCCTTGGTTAATGACTGTTACGAATAAAGTCAATTGGTAATTTTATTGGATGATCCCCCCTTTCATCTTGCACAATATAGGTAGGGGATCAATAATAGTCGCAAAAAAAATTATCAAACCGATAATTAATTACCCTTCTTAAGCTATTATCTAATCCGACATCGCCATTTTATAAATTTTTTAGTTATTTAGATAAAACAAATTAATATGATTTCTGTAAATCAAGAATCTTTTGATCGAGAAGTTTTACAATCTTCCCAGATGGTGTTAATCAATTTCTGGGCGCCTTGGTGTGGTTTATGTATGATGCTTCAACCGATTCTCAATCGTCTGCAGTCGGAATGGGAAACGGATTTAAAAGTAGTTAGTATCAACGCTGACCAAAATTTGCGTCTTGCCAATAACTACAGTCTTAGTAGTTTACCCACTCTGATTTTGATGCACCGAGGGGAAATCATTGAGCGTCTCGAAAGTTTCCACAATAGGGAACATTTATACCAAACGGTTAATGATGTGATGTTAAATCTCATGCACAAAACCGCCTAAAATAATGAACAATTAACAATGGACAATTGACAACTAAACTTCAATTCATTTTGTCCTGCTTATTCTTAATTGTTTGATTAATTTATTGTCCCTCTCTCCTTATTCCCATTCTCATAAATCATGATTGCAATATACCCCGGTAGTTTCGATCCCATCACCCTCGGACATTTAGACTTGATACAACGGGGTAGTATTTTATTTGATAAAGTGATTGTGGCAGTGTTAAAAAATCCTAACAAAAAGCCTTTATTTAGTTTAGAAACAAGGGTAAAACAAATTTCCCTTTGTACCCAAGATATTCCTAATGTGGAAGTGGATAGTTTTTCGGGTTTGACGGTGGAATATGCCCAGTTGAAACAAGCAGGGGTGTTGTTAAGGGGTTTGAGGGTATTATCAGATTTTGAGCAAGAATTACAAATGGCTCATATTAACAAAACCCTCGCTAATAATGTGGAAACGGTTTTCTTGGCGACTAATACCGAGCATAGCTTTGTAAGTAGTAGTGTGGTGAAGGAAATCGCTCGATTTGGGGGCAAAATTGATCATTTAGTACCGGGGGCGATCGCCCTTGATATTTACAAAGCATTACAAAAGTAACCTAAAATTTTTAACAAAACATAACAGCTATCGTCAACGGATACCTTAAAATTAAGCTCATATAGATACTTTATTTATTTTATTACAATGCGGATTTTAGCTCTTATCCCCGGTGGTATCGGAGATCAAATTTTATTTTTTCCTACTTTAAAAACTCTCAAAGATCAATATCCCAAAGCCGTTATTGATGTCATTGTAGAGCCTAGGTCAAAAAATGCCTACCGTGTCTGTCCCCACGTCAAAGAGGTGTTAGTCTTTGACTATAAAGATAAAAATGGACTAGCCGACTACCTCAACCTTTTGGGCATCATTAGAGATAGAGAATACGAACTTGCCGTTACCCTTGGGCGTAATTGGGCAGTGGGCTTCCTCCTCTGGCTCAATGGTATTCCTAACCGTGTGGGTTACAAAGGCCCCAAATCTTGGTTTATCAACAACCCCGTAGAACTAAAAACCGAACAGTATGCCGCCTATATGTACCATGATCTCGTCCATGGTTTAAATATTACCAATCCTTGCCCTCCTTTATCCATCAATGTACCCAAAGAAGACATCCAATGGGCAGAGTCGGAACAAAGAAGGCTCGACATCAAAGAATCAGGTTATATCCTCATCCACGGCGGTTCTAGTGCGCTCGCCAAAACCAAAGGTATCGATAAAATTTACCCCGTAGCCAAATGGCAAAGAATTGTCGAAGATGTGCAAAGAAAACAGCCTAACTTGCCCATTGTCCTTTTAAATGGGCCCGATGACCAAGAATGGACAGCGGAA
The sequence above is a segment of the Cyanobacterium stanieri PCC 7202 genome. Coding sequences within it:
- a CDS encoding Phosphopantetheine adenylyltransferase (PFAM: Cytidylyltransferase~TIGRFAM: pantetheine-phosphate adenylyltransferase, bacterial; cytidyltransferase-related domain~COGs: COG0669 Phosphopantetheine adenylyltransferase~InterPro IPR004821:IPR001980:IPR004820~KEGG: npu:Npun_R3950 phosphopantetheine adenylyltransferase~PFAM: cytidylyltransferase~PRIAM: Pantetheine-phosphate adenylyltransferase~SPTR: Phosphopantetheine adenylyltransferase;~TIGRFAM: pantetheine-phosphate adenylyltransferase; cytidyltransferase-related domain protein), coding for MIAIYPGSFDPITLGHLDLIQRGSILFDKVIVAVLKNPNKKPLFSLETRVKQISLCTQDIPNVEVDSFSGLTVEYAQLKQAGVLLRGLRVLSDFEQELQMAHINKTLANNVETVFLATNTEHSFVSSSVVKEIARFGGKIDHLVPGAIALDIYKALQK
- a CDS encoding putative NnrU protein (PFAM: NnrU protein~COGs: COG4094 membrane protein~KEGG: cyt:cce_2781 putative NnrU protein~SPTR: NnrU); the encoded protein is MTPFAVEIIKFFPPYSFFLGIIDSAGWLTPSHLIMLGLLVAFAIAHSGLAALRPWGESKIGARLYRVLFALVSIPFATVLIIYFFNHRYDGALLWQIQEVSGVKTTVWILSAISFIFLYPATFNLLEIAAIQKPQVHLYESGIIRISRHPQMVGQVIWCIAHTIWLGTSFMVVTSLGLIAHHLFAVWHGDKRLTKRYGEAFLRVKERTSVLPGLAILDGRQKLQWQEFLKPAYVGVTAFTLLFWFIHPWLMTVTNKVNW
- a CDS encoding Thioredoxin domain-containing protein (PFAM: Thioredoxin~TIGRFAM: thioredoxin~COGs: COG3118 Thioredoxin domain-containing protein~InterPro IPR017936:IPR006662:IPR013766~KEGG: cyt:cce_4084 thioredoxin M~PFAM: Thioredoxin domain-containing protein~SPTR: Thioredoxin M), translating into MISVNQESFDREVLQSSQMVLINFWAPWCGLCMMLQPILNRLQSEWETDLKVVSINADQNLRLANNYSLSSLPTLILMHRGEIIERLESFHNREHLYQTVNDVMLNLMHKTA
- a CDS encoding glycosyl transferase family 9 (PFAM: Glycosyltransferase family 9 (heptosyltransferase)~COGs: COG0859 ADP-heptose:LPS heptosyltransferase~InterPro IPR002201~KEGG: cyc:PCC7424_2661 glycosyl transferase family 9~PFAM: glycosyl transferase family 9~SPTR: Glycosyl transferase family 9), coding for MRILALIPGGIGDQILFFPTLKTLKDQYPKAVIDVIVEPRSKNAYRVCPHVKEVLVFDYKDKNGLADYLNLLGIIRDREYELAVTLGRNWAVGFLLWLNGIPNRVGYKGPKSWFINNPVELKTEQYAAYMYHDLVHGLNITNPCPPLSINVPKEDIQWAESEQRRLDIKESGYILIHGGSSALAKTKGIDKIYPVAKWQRIVEDVQRKQPNLPIVLLNGPDDQEWTAEMLQLCNNLKVISPPDIGKLSAFIAGANLMLCTDSAPMHLSVAVGTYTIALFGPTQADKLLPPNSDRFIGIQSLSKNIADISTEKILEKMWQG